The genomic interval tttctCGGAGTCGGACCGAACAGACACTAAAATCCTCTCCGTTACGCTTAAACAGACCATTTAAAACCTTTCCATTGATTAATTTTGTCGCAGATTCGAATCAAATTTCAAGGAGAAATGTCGAATGTAACTGTCTGCGTACGCTTCAGGCCTTTGAGCTCGAAGGAGAAAAGAGATCACGGCGATGACATCTGCATTGAAAGCTTGGACTCCGAAACCTTCACCATCAAGGTACTTGAATTtatcttaatttcattttaaactcTGATTTCTTGTTGCTTTTAcaatattatttattgtttcatcaaaaatttcaaaaaataaatgataaaaacttAAGAAGCTACCAGTTTAGTGATTTGAGTTTGTATATGATAGGATGAGAAGGAAGAAGGCTTTACGTTTAGCTTTGATAAGGTGTTCTATGAGAAATCCAAGCAAGCTGATGTTTATGAGTTTCTTGTTCTACCTATCGTTCGAGGTAAACCTGTTTATTGATTAGTTTCTGCATTTTTCATGATTCGATCCactgttttttatttatttccttttcatttttgaaacAGGTGCTGTCGATGCTACAAATGGAACAATCATTGTGTATGGACAGGCAAGCTATTTCGTTGATCGTTTCATACTACCTTCAATCCTAAGAATCTTGCTTATGTGTGTTATTAGTACATTCCAATTGAGTGATCCCTCTGTTCACTAAATACCGCGGTTAAGGATTTTGTATAGTTGATTTGTTTGGATTATTTcgttttaaattttgtttaatattatttactCCTTTGTTGAGGATCAATAAAGAACTTAATGGTGAGAAATGCTTTGCACATCCCTTCAAATCATTAGGCTAAAAGACCTTTAAAGTTGATAGTTTAAGTTACTAATTTTCCTTTCGTTGTTGTAAATTCTAGTAGATAGTATTAATGTAACACATTGTCTTCACCTTTTTGATTGCTTGTTGATTTAATTTATGGATAGCTTTAATTCTATCTCTTTGATTGtcgttctttttcttttggtgaCAGACTGGGGCAGGGAAGACATACAGTATGGAggtgatatgataaatttatatatttagtCCAGTTAGTTAAAGTAATGAATAAATCGAATTTCATTGATGATGATATTTACCTCATTTTCAGGGACCAAACATCTTGGAATCTGATGAACAGAAGAAAGGGATACTTCCGAGAGTAGTAGATGGATTGTTTGCATGTATTAGATCTTCTGATGAGTCGGTCAAGCACACAATCAAGTTGTCAGTGGTATGGAAAcatattatatttgtttagAGCCTAACTGTGCTTGCTGTTCAACTACTAATGCTGTGTAATTCATGAACTTTTGTTGCTCTTGTCTATAGGTAGAGATCTATATGGAGAAAGTCAGGTATGTATCACCGTAAATGCTATTTGTTGTTGAATTGGGAATGGTGATTCTCTTGTAGATATTTCTGATTGGCCTTTTTGTAACACATGATATTCAAAAGCTTAGGTTAATGAAATATTATAAGATGTGCTTTCCTAGCTCTTTTGGTATGAAATCTACATGCATGTCTTATCCTCAGGGACCTTTTTGATTTATCAAAGGACAATATTCAGATTAAGGAGAGTAGAACACAAGGAATATTGTTATCCGGAGCAACAGAGGTAAGCTATTTCTTGCAGAAATTCTAATTGCATTAGTAGAGCACAAGGAATATTGTATCACCTTAGGTGCTAAATTTCCTTTCCAGTACTGCAAATTACAGATGTATCATATTGGAACTATACTTTGCATCCCAAAAAtgttgaaactttttttttgttgtttgccTCTTTCCTTTCTGAAAGCTTTTATTTATACATAAATGTCTCCCCAGATCTCTCTGTTGGACCCTGCCGAAGCATTACAAAGCCTATCTGTAAGATGAAGAGTTGTTAGAGCTTTTTATTACTTGTTTCATTCATACAAATATTGTTTCATTCATACAAATATTGTTTCTGATATTGGACTGAAATTTTAGAGTGGGATAGCTAACAGAGCAATTGGAGAGACCCGTatccttttttatttcctgtttttatatctttttattaatttctgaATCAAACAAAAGTAAAACTTCAGTTACAGAATGTACAATCATCACCTTTCCTTTTGAAAAACTTGTCTTCAGAATTTGTTTTAGAACTTAAACATAGATAGAAATGAACATGGCAAGCAGCAGGAGTCATTGTGTTTACTTGTTCACGCTCAACCAAGAGTCAACCACTGAGAAGAGGTATAGCTTATCCTTACTACGTTCAAGGCTTTGAATGAGTTGATCTTTAAATTTCGCAATGTGGTCAGGGTGAAATCTGGAAAATTAATTCTTGTGGACCTGGCGGGGTCAGAGAAAGTAGAGAAAACCGGGGCAGAAGGAAGAGTTCTTGAAGAAGCTAAAACCATCAACAAGTCTCTCTCAGCATTAGGTAACGTGATAAATGCACTGACATGTGGTTCACCAGCCAAAGCAAACCACATTCCTTATCGTGATTCCAAGCTCACTCGAATCTTGCAAGATGCTCTTGTTAGTTCTCTGCCTCCTAAGTCCACCTCTCTGTATTGTCATCCAATTCCAATCAGTTTGATGATCTATTGGTTTTCATATTAAATTTGCAGGGGGGAAGCTCTCGCACTGCATTACTTTGTTGTTGCTCACCAAGTACTTTCAATGCATCAGAAAGCCTGTCTACTCTTCGTTTTGGTGCAAGGTTCATGAACCTGAAATCTAACCTCTGATGGACCATGCTTTTATACCTGTTTTAACCCAAGGTTTAAGCATTAGGGAAAGCCTAATTTCATCCTTTTCAATGTTTCAAAGAGAAAAGGGCATTATTATCTTGTCAATAAAAATGCTGACTTCAGTTCTCTTTGTAGAAAAGtacttttttaaaacaaaaagaaaaggattcaACCTTTGTTTAAAAACCACAAACTTCAAGATGAATACCATTAGTTATATGGATAGAAGATGACTATCTAACAATTGATAtccttgaaattttgaatGCTGGCATCAACCAATCCTTTCATTCAACTTCTTGGGTATAACTTTCATGGCAGGGCAAAGCATATAAAGGCCTCAGCAATTGTTAAGGGCAATGAAGAGAAATATCTTAAGAAGAATGGAGCTTGTTCTGCAACTAGAGATGAGTCGTTTGATATAATTCTCAAAAAGGTTAGTTTTATGTTCTGACATCCTGTAGATGAAATATTCATGTCACTTTCTAAGATGGTTTCTACTTGTTTAGATGAGTGAGAGACTCGATGCTGAAGATGTGGAGTTACTTGAGGAATTATTCATTCAGGCAGGACTATTTATCGATTTTGGTTCAACAGAAGACTTGGAATCAGCTTATCAAGATGTTGCTCAACAAACCATTTCTTCTTTAATACAAGCCGTGCAAGAGCTCAAATTTACTGTTGAGATGGTAATAATTTTCACTAAATATTTATTGTCTTTTACTAGAGAGTagggagaaaaatgaaaaaggtatAAAAGTAGAATGGTGttctttattaaatttatatgcCCTCTTTTAACTCTCGTGATGATAGCATCTGGctctaaaatgaaaaaagaaagaaaaatctaaatCACTTTTGCATTTGATTGGAACATTCAGTGAGTTATGCTCTAGTTCTTGCCCAAAGTATTAGAACAATCAGAATACAACATTGATAATATGATCAAGGAAAGACTTGCATTTGTTTAGTTTTGACGTCGTTTCTCACGTAATAGCTGAGCCTACCATCTTCGCAGCTTCAGAGAGAGAACAAGGCTCTCAAGGAAAGACTTGCAGCTGCTGAACAGCTTGATGCTTTGCGTGGAGAAAATGCAGGTTTTCTTCATAAGATTCTAGGCTTTCTCGGCTCCTTTTATCCAACGAGTTGTATAATTTAGCTATTAGCATCCAGGACTTACTTACGAACCGATATCTGAACCCTTTTCCTTGGTCGCTGATTTCTTGGGTTGTAAGTTTTTGGTATAACAGCATCAGGATTTAATGCCATACTTCATATTCCATGCTAAAGCTTCTCGTAGGATCCTAATGCGCTTGTGGATTGCATTATAAGACAATTTCACTGCTTATATTAAGTACAATTATTGCATGTGTACGACGACTGATGGGCATTGCATACTAAAATCTTACTGTTGCTCCATTAGTTGTTGAAATTGAATTGTCATGCTAATATGCTATTGAATTGGTGCGTCTCTATACAGAATAATACATTTCTGCATAGTTCTCTATGGCTGCGTTGGAACTCCTGGCAAGAGCTAAGATAAGTCCAATCCTCTTCTTGGAATTCCTGTGGTAAGATAAGATCACAACCCGTGAAATCGTGCTGCTGTGAAACTGCCaacattttgttttgagtCAGCCAACGGGACCCAGCTTTGAAAGGTGTGAAGAAGGCCCACGGGGGGGGTTAAAGGTGTCAGAAGGTTTTTTAATACCTGTCGAACTGTGCAATGGGTGATATTGTTTGGGGTGGTAAGTCTCGGGCTAGATGGTCGTGTACATCTTCGAGAGGTAAAAAGAACTTGGCAAACCCATGGAACAAGTCTGGGGTCCGACCTTTTTTGTTAGAGGGTATGAGAGGAGGATGACCCCTCGATTGCCCCAAAGGCAAAACAAAGCTGTTTTGCTGATCAAGAATATTGGAGCTAGAGGTATAAGAAAAGTAATGGAGTACAAACGTGGATAAAACAGGAGTCCAAGTAAAAATGCTTTATGCCACCCGTGGAAGGGAAATTCATCACTTTTGCTTGCAGAATAATGTTGCTCATTTCCCTGCCACATGCTTTCCCCGAAACAACCTCAGGATTGcactgaaattaaaattatagtcTTAAAGCACAATGATCCCTGTACTTTGTATGTTTCCAAGTGCTCACGGGGGTCTGTTTTAGAACAATGCTTTTTTGTCCTTTGCTTGACATAAGACAGCAGGATTACAGGAATGAAAGCAAAACCTGGGCAGCAAAAACTTTGCTTTTTGACTCTTCCCCCCCACTTGGCTTCAAAGCAAACTCTTCCCATTGCCCATATAAACAATCAAAAAACCAGTTTTCTCTCCTCATCATTGCAAACCTTGTCTCGGTGCTTGTTAGTTTTGGGCCAACAAGGTTATCACTCCCGAACCATGGCTAACATCACCTCTGTTATCCAAATCATAACCTTGTTTGCCATCGTTTTCTCTACAGCAAGCTCTGTTGACTTCAATTTCCCGGCTGTTTTCAACTTTGGTGATTCAAACTCTGACACGGGTGAACTTGTTGCTGCGCTTGGGGACTTCCTGGAACTCCCCAATGGCCAGGCTTACTTCAAGGCTCCAACAGGGAGATTTTGTGATGGCCGGCTCATCATTGATTTCCTAAGTAAATGCTCTCATCCCAACTTTTTAAGctatattcatatataaattatgCTTTACATTGCATTTAGATTTCCATGTTCATGGAGGCAGTCCCtttcatatatattcaatTAGTCCCATGGTCATGTGGTCttaaccaagaaaaaaaaagggagcaTTTTTAACTTCTTGGAAGAATTTCTAAAGTACCTTTTCTAAATATGGGGTTCAATTTCCATGTCTGTGGCATACTTTTTACTGTTTTTGGGTAATTCTTCAATACAAATTAGTCAGCCTAGTCACATGGTAACTGGTAAATGGAGTTGATGCTTTTGAATAAAGATTTATAGGAGCAAAGCTGATCTCTTATGCTATACacaattttcaaaagtttgttagtattttttagggttcttttaaaaaatttccttAGTATATAAagtgtttttaaaattaatttttttattaattttaattaattttagtcaaagaaaaatttaattttagaattaaaaatttttttaatgaaatcgaCTCATATGCGTTGGTTTATGCTTTATACTGATTCATATCCTTTGAGTTTTTTTTGTTAGATTATTATTTCttatcagaaaaaaaaatttttaaacatttggAGCATTTTGGAATGATTTTTGATACACGAAATAAACATTTGAGCGTTTTgagtatttttatattttttgaagtgatttttgatacatgaagaaaacgtttgagcattttgagcattttcaATATGGTGTATtgtttgaaattgttaattttgttaataaaattcaGTAGTTTTTAGGTATTACGTAACCGGTTTTTGAGTATTATGTGACTAGATTTTAGGTATtatgttattaatttttacaaattttgtgattgatttttaagtattacatgactagttgatatggcattacgtgactggtAAGTAAAGCATTACTTTGATTGATTAGTAAAGTATTACgtgattgatttttaggtaattaaaaataaaaaatgtaatgaTTAAGTCATACAATGTCTAAAAACTAGTAtcgtaatatttaaaaatcagTGACACAATGTCTAAAAACTAATAatgtaatatttaataactaaTTGATTGGTTTGCTCGCAGTCAgatttaaattactaaaatcatatagtgttttaatttataaatatatctaattaattttaactCTTTATTTTTGAGgtttaatgaataaaatttttttataagtaaaattattatccATCAAATTCTTAACAATAATTGCATTATCATTCATTTGTGGTGATTATTGgacaaaaagttaaaaaagtaTGGGAGCATGTGAGAATAGGGCATTCCAACTAGAATACAAAAAGAAGTGCGCTTTGTTTTTGGTGCTCGTTTTGGCTATTTTTTTGCTTACCACAATTGAAAGCAAACTCCCAACGGCTGGGACACATACAACCTACCAAACcaattattatttatagttggcaacaaacataaaaaaaagacataaaaAAAGTGTAAGCTACAAGCCCTTGTGATCCTGCTGTGGTGCTGGCAACCATGGCTCCCAAGGCTTACATTCTCCAAATCTTTTTTGCCTTGTTGTTCATCTTCTTGCCTCTAACCAATTCCATTACCTTCAAATACCCTGCTATTTTCAACTTTGGTGATTCTAATTCTGATACGGGTGAGCTGGTTGCTGCCGGAATCGAGAGCCTTGAACCACCTCACGGCCAAAGTTACTTCCAAACACCGTCCGGGAGATACTGCGATGGCCGCCTCATCATTGATTTTCTGAGTTAAACTTTCTGACTATTTTCACTAATTGCATCGGCATTTAGACTTTCTGTTGCATATGCAGTTTTGTTCATCATGACTCTGCTTCACCCCCTGCAAATTTGTATATCACCTGGTCTCTCTGTTTCCTCTGTTTTTTCTAGGAGAAACTTGAGGGTTTCTTGCTCTTTTGCATACTTTATGGCCCTTCTTTTGATCTTTTTGATATAGTTCTTTGCTCATTGATATATGTGTTGCAGTGGATGCAATGGATCTGCCATTTCTAAATGCTTACCTGGATTCAATTGGCACACCAAGTTTCCGCAAGGGGTGCAATTTTGCAGCTGCAGGATCAACTATACTGCCACCTACTGCAAATGCTGTCAGTCCGTTTTCTTTGGGAGTTCAAGTGGCTCAGTTTTTCCGGTTCAAAGCTCGGGTTCTTGAATTGCTAGCTACAGGTCAACTCATCGATCATCTTCTAGAGAAATGCGGTCATCTTTATTGGCActgatgcatttatttttaatatttttttttaattgagagCATTTTTCATCAATAGCAGTTAAGAAATCTTAATTGATACACCCGCCTTTTCCATTTAATTGCAGGTAAAAAACTTGGGAAGTACCTTCCAACAGAAGATTCTTTCCAGAAGGGGCTCTACATGATCGATATAGGCCAGAATGATCTTGCTGGTGCCTTTTATTCTAAAACGTATGATCAAATACTTGCCCTAATTCCTTCAGTCATGATAGAATTTGAAACTGGAGTAAAGGTCAGCTTCGAGAACACTAAACTACCTATTACGTCAGGACTTTATTTAGTTATTTGTTTAACATCTTCAAGGTTTCTATGCAAGCCTCTGCGTTGAGGGCCACATTTCGTTATCACGATGAGCATCCTAATCCTTGAAATTCTTTGGTTTCCATTGTAGAAACTATATGATCAAGGGGCTAGAAATTTTTGGATTCATAACACTGGACCTCTTGGATGCTTAGCTCAAAATGTTGCGAAATTTGGAACTGATGCATCTAGCCTTGATGAGCTAGGGTGCGTCAGCAAGCATAACCAAGCTGCTAAAGTCTTCAATCTGCAGCTCCATGCCCTTTGCAAAAAATTGCAGGGCCAGTATACAGATTCGAACTTCACATACGTTGACATCTACACAATAAAATCCAACCTTATAGCAAATTATTCTAAACTCGGTGAGTATGATGTACTTTCTATGATGAGATTGCAATAACAGGTAAATGAGGGCTACAAGTATGGAATAGAAAATGATTTGAGTGCTTTAACATTTTGCAGGATTTGAGCAGCCTATAATGGCTTGCTGTGGATATGGAGGCGGACCTTTGAATTATGACAGCCGAATTGCTTGTGGGAAAACAAAAGTCATCAATGGAACCTCAATGACAGCCAAAGCATGTAATGATAGTTCTCAATATGTGAATTGGGATGGAATTCATTACACAGAAGCTGCAAATCAGTAcgtttcaacacaaatactcACCGGAAAGTACTCCGATCCACCCTTCTCGAACAAAATGCCATTCCTTCTCAGTCTCAAGTTCTGAAGACTTAATTTACCCTTTGCTGGTaactctattttttatttgacttCTAGCAGTCATTGCAAGTATTATTGATCAAAAAACTTACTGtaaagaattataaattcaTGACTGGAAGTCCAGTTCCAGATATTGAACCCTTCCAATTATCCTATTGACTCAAAGGTACTATATATGTGTAGAgtgtgtatgtgtgtgtgtgtgtgtgtgtgatgAAATGCAGTTCAAATTGTTCATTCATAAACGAAACGTTCGACAGCTCTCTCTGTATAGTACGAGCTTACTTGCTTCGTTTGATCTGTGATCCtaagaatttcaatttatgCAGATCATAGAAGTAGATCATGTGCTATAATACAACTTCTTCCGAGCACCAACTAAGTATACAACCTTAGACTAAACATCATTCCAGTTTTGGTTTTCCGAATGAGAACCAAAAATCTGTACTAGTTTCTTGGATTGCAAGGTTCTCGTCAACCATCTTTTAACATGATGGATCGTATAAAGGGGATTTGAAAGACAAATCACAAATCCTATAATATAGATTATGCTTTTACTTCTTGGAGACATAAGCATAGTATTGTGCCATGGGAACAACAAAAGCAATCACCAACAAACCTCCAACCACGAGACTGAACTGTCCTCGTTTCTCTTCTGTCTCTTCCCTGGATTTGAAATTGGACTCCCTCTTATTTTCCTTAAACTTGGGGCCACCAGGATCTGGGAGCCCATCAATGGCAGCAACTAGCCTTTTGGCACTGCTGTAAATTGCTTCGTTGTACTTCTCATCCGTGGCCAAAACTGCAAATTAAGAAAACAGTATGATCAGTATAACCGCAGCTAAAGAAACGAAACCCTCTTCTCTCTCCTAGTGGTTTGTTTGATCTCTCAGCCTAAGCTATACCATTGATGGTCAATTGCTGGGAAAGCAAATAAAATGATTCGCAAAGCAATCAAATAAGTTCATTTATAAGAGCCGGTTCTAGGTTACGAAACGATGTGCCACTAAGGACAGTAAATCCTCATTAGACCGGGGAGGATGTCACGGTCCCAAAAGGAGCTATGAATCTTACATTGATGGTATACTAGATTGAAACTGAGTATTTAAGTGTTTGTACCCTCTTCAAGCTACGAGGTGCCTCTAGAAC from Theobroma cacao cultivar B97-61/B2 chromosome 5, Criollo_cocoa_genome_V2, whole genome shotgun sequence carries:
- the LOC18600428 gene encoding kinesin-like protein KIN-1 yields the protein MSNVTVCVRFRPLSSKEKRDHGDDICIESLDSETFTIKDEKEEGFTFSFDKVFYEKSKQADVYEFLVLPIVRGAVDATNGTIIVYGQTGAGKTYSMEGPNILESDEQKKGILPRVVDGLFACIRSSDESVKHTIKLSVVEIYMEKVRDLFDLSKDNIQIKESRTQGILLSGATEISLLDPAEALQSLSSGIANRAIGETQMNMASSRSHCVYLFTLNQESTTEKRVKSGKLILVDLAGSEKVEKTGAEGRVLEEAKTINKSLSALGNVINALTCGSPAKANHIPYRDSKLTRILQDALGGSSRTALLCCCSPSTFNASESLSTLRFGARAKHIKASAIVKGNEEKYLKKNGACSATRDESFDIILKKMSERLDAEDVELLEELFIQAGLFIDFGSTEDLESAYQDVAQQTISSLIQAVQELKFTVEMLQRENKALKERLAAAEQLDALRGENAGFLHKILGFLGSFYPTSCII
- the LOC18600429 gene encoding GDSL esterase/lipase At1g54790 isoform X1; the encoded protein is MKAKPGQQKLCFLTLPPHLASKQTLPIAHINNQKTSFLSSSLQTLSRCLLVLGQQGYHSRTMANITSVIQIITLFAIVFSTASSVDFNFPAVFNFGDSNSDTGELVAALGDFLELPNGQAYFKAPTGRFCDGRLIIDFLMDAMDLPFLNAYLDSIGTPSFRKGCNFAAAGSTILPPTANAVSPFSLGVQVAQFFRFKARVLELLATGKKLGKYLPTEDSFQKGLYMIDIGQNDLAGAFYSKTYDQILALIPSVMIEFETGVKKLYDQGARNFWIHNTGPLGCLAQNVAKFGTDASSLDELGCVSKHNQAAKVFNLQLHALCKKLQGQYTDSNFTYVDIYTIKSNLIANYSKLGFEQPIMACCGYGGGPLNYDSRIACGKTKVINGTSMTAKACNDSSQYVNWDGIHYTEAANQYVSTQILTGKYSDPPFSNKMPFLLSLKF
- the LOC18600429 gene encoding GDSL esterase/lipase At1g54790 isoform X2: MAPKAYILQIFFALLFIFLPLTNSITFKYPAIFNFGDSNSDTGELVAAGIESLEPPHGQSYFQTPSGRYCDGRLIIDFLMDAMDLPFLNAYLDSIGTPSFRKGCNFAAAGSTILPPTANAVSPFSLGVQVAQFFRFKARVLELLATGKKLGKYLPTEDSFQKGLYMIDIGQNDLAGAFYSKTYDQILALIPSVMIEFETGVKKLYDQGARNFWIHNTGPLGCLAQNVAKFGTDASSLDELGCVSKHNQAAKVFNLQLHALCKKLQGQYTDSNFTYVDIYTIKSNLIANYSKLGFEQPIMACCGYGGGPLNYDSRIACGKTKVINGTSMTAKACNDSSQYVNWDGIHYTEAANQYVSTQILTGKYSDPPFSNKMPFLLSLKF